The segment ACGGCACGGGCCAAGGATGAGAGACTGTTTTCATTTGGATGCTGGGGATCACACAGCCTCTCTACAGTTACAGCCATCTGAAACATGAAAGAAATGACAGGTTCAATTGGCAAGTTCTTTAGCAGCAGATTGGTAGTTCCAATCAGACACATGCTTGCACAGAATGTTCCTCCTAGGTTTCAGAAGGGGCTCTCAAATCAGTGCTCTGTTCCCCGCCACATGATAAACTATTGTCTCCTACAACAGCCATTCTAAGTAACAGCAAAAGTGAGGCTGCTCCAGGTGAAAGCGATATGCATGTCTGTTCTCAAAATGCAGATAGCTCTCCAGGATGAATATGGTATTATGTTGCAGCATTTATTACATTTCCTTGAAACAGTGTGGTAATGCATGTTGACCTGCAAGAGCTTTCAAACCATGTAAAATTTCCCACAATAAAAGACAGGAGAAGTCCATATATTTTTCCTCCCCATGAATCCTTCACTTATTTAATAACATACCTGTTGCGGGGTTACTTCTTCAGCATGAGGTAGGCAAGCAGTTTCAttcttttcagtgtccacaatgGGTGGGGTGCATACGTCTGAATTAATATGTGCATTCCCTTTAACTCCGGAGACCTCCCAAAACATGTCACCATTTGTCCTGGTCACAGAAATTAATCTTCGGTCCAAGGGTTCCAGCTGCTCATGAGCGGGATAAAACTTATAGTGCCGGGATAATCCTCCTTTTCCGATGTAGGACTTCTCACAAGATTCACATTGGAACATTTTGGGTTTTAAGGTACAAGTCTGTGAGTCAAATAATGTGCCCTCTCTTTCCCTGTCGTCATCGTCTTCTATACTCAGCTCAGAGTAGTCATCAGAATCTGAAGGACGTCCGTCTGCCAAATCCTCGGTCTTAATAAATTTGTAGTCTTTTGCTTTGTGCTTCGGTGGCCGTGAAATGCGCCCAGAACGCGTTTTTACTTTTAAAGACTTTTTGAGCTTTTGATCTTCCCTTGGACATTTCTCAAGAGCAGAAGAAATTGGGTTATCATTCACTGGAAGTGTTCTTAGTGATGAGGTACAAATTCTCTGCCCATTTAATGTCTTAGTAGTGCTAACTTTGTTAGTACTGCCTACGGTTTGGGGTTTTAGTGAAGGAGATCGAGGCTGCTGAACAAAAAGTTGAATGGGAGACTCTGAAGAGGAACTGTGCGGGAAAAACTGTTGCTGCCCACTTCCAGACAGCGGCTGTATCCGTATGATCGGAATGTCTAGGACACTAGGATTCTGTGGGTGTGTCTTCCTGTGCACTGCAGTCTCAGGTGGGATTTTGAGACCGTTTTCCTTTGTTTGTAGGCATGGTACCTGGATGCGAATGGATTCCAGTTGCTGTATGAAAATAAATTGACATTTCCTGTATTAAGATCCATACAAAATGATCCTCTTACATTTCACCAGAGAaggattttttcttatatagttgatgaggttgaaaaaagacgtaggtccatcaagttcaacctatgctaaatttagacaacagatactttatcctatatctatacttacttattggggaaaaattaattccttcctgactccaagaattggcaatcggattaatccctggatcaacatccttcccatgtatacttatttggtatacccctttcccatctaaaaagatgtccaacatctTTTGTGACATTACTAGGGGAAAAAAAGCCACACACTTTACCACTAGCAAAAGGTACCGCTGTCCATTAAATGTGAATGCATCCCTAAAACAGATTGGGAATCATTCAGATGGACGTGGACTCATTGATTTCACATTTTCTGCATCGCCAACTTAATTGTAATTTtgatttataatttatttatacaatgttttaccaggaggtaACACATTGAGAATTAcgtcgttttcatgtatgtcatGTGCGTAGTGTTCTAACAAATACACATGCATAGTTATATTAAGTGAagaaggttatacattatatacaagacattgcatgcacagttaaaaataaTATGTCATTCCGACTTCTTGATGCGAGGCCACTGCAGGCAAACCCTTGCATAGAAAAAAATAAGCCACACTTAATTATCTGAATTGCATACACTATGATGGGAAACTAGTATTCGTATTTATAAAACTTACACTTGCACATGTTAACACATTAACCATTCTACCATTAACCAATCCACAAAACACCATCAACCAACCCCGTGACCATCTTTGCCCCACTGTACTTGGAAATACCACTGATTACCTTGTGGTTGATCAGCCTGGTGACTGGGTTCCCATGACTCTGCTGCAGAGCCACATGCTGAGCCACACTCTGCAGCTGTTGCGCCGCGTTCTCCATCACTGTGACCGGCGAGGGAAGCAGGGAGGCCCCGGTGTTGGAAGACCCGTGTCCCGCTGTCACTGATGTGTCTCCCGGTGCAGGGTGTGGAGCTACGGCCTCCTCCTGCTCAGCCCACCGCAGCTGCTCGATCACTTGCTGCAGCTCCTCAGGGccgaggtgcaggaggggagacGGCTGGCCGCTCTGCCCACCGGCCTGCACCAGGCTGCCGTCCGGCTGCACGTAGAAAACGGCGCTGGTGTGCGCCAGGCTCTGGGCAAGCTCCTCCGGGAGACCCGCAACGTGCCCCGACCCATTGACACTTCCCTCGCTCGGGCCGTTGGCTCCTTCCCCGTCTGCCACAATGACATGGACGTATTCACACAGCTGCTCGGAGGTCACCGCCGGGCCCAGCTGCAGGAGCCCTCCTCCTGCGCTCCCTCCCTCACGGAGCTCCACGCTCCCGGCGCAGCTCGTCGCCATCTTGCCCGGGGCACGTGGGAGCAGCTAGGGGTACGGTAGCTGCTGAAGGTCAATCCCAGCAGCGCGGTCGGTGTATATTCCAGTAAAGGAAGCCGCGCTGGGACAATCTCAGCAGGGCGTTCTGTGTAATCGGTGCTCATGCAATTGTGCCCTCTTTATGCACTTGGTTGTGTTGTTTTCCCCCTGGTAACCTTGGATTTGTGtacttttttttgtgtatttgtgaCCTTGGATTTGTGCCCGTTAGTAGTAAATTCGATGTGTTTATGACGCTGGAAAAGGGAAATCGCAGATTTTCGCAACATAATTTTACACTTGCTGCCGTAGGTGTCCCAAAAAGTATCCTCCTTATTAATAGAACGGAAAgagtatataaataatatatatatataaagaataaatTATACTTCTTATAAATAGAACGGAAAGAGtatagaaataatatatataaagaataattaaaaaaaaaaaactggcccgtacggggatcgaacccgcgaccttggcgttattagcaccacgctctaaccaaCTGAGCTAACCGGCCATGTGTCTATACAGCAAGCTAGAAATCTACATGTACTATGTTTCACAGTGAAAGTATGCAGCAAAAAATATACAGATTATAAGTACTTCAATTAGAAAAGGTTATATGTCTGAAAATGTGCAAGAGAGGGGGTTGAGGCTCTAAATATGGGAATGTATCAATAAAATATGGAAAAATAAACAATTATCTTTATTGATCATTATGTGTTACATTTAAAAaagtattaatataaatatatatataaaaaattaaatacatatataagaATCAAATGACCCTGTGCAAAAGGCAGAGCACAGTACTGTGTGATGAAAAGGATATATTCACATATTCACATATTCACATAGACATAAACATCGCCCGGctagctcagtcggtagagcatgAGACTCTTAATCTCAGGGTCGTGGGTTCGAGCCCCACGTTGGgcggaatattttttttttctattgatacatttttgtataTGCATCCTAAATATATTCGTAAATTTGTAAAATCATTtataagaaaaataatatataaatcaaACCATTTTTTACATCATTTATTTCAACGGAAAAAAAACCGCCCTCCATGCGGGACAGGAGGCTTTCTGGTCCTCATGGGGAGAGGTAGGTGGGGACTCGTGACGTAAACACGTCACAACCATCAAGCGTCGGGGACCTTGGTGACCGCCTGCAGGTCGGGGTGCGGTTGCCTTGGAGACAAGAATACAACATGGCGTCCTGACAGCATCTTCTCCTCTGCCTCCAGAGAGTGTCCAGGCCTCCGAGCCGGGGGCGCCATGCCCGGGCTCTCCTAATCCTATCAATAACTGCGTGTTATCCGTGTTAGAACAAGATGAACAGTAAGTGTTATGCGAGGATGTACACACATACGAGGGTTAGACAGACACTCGGACACTCCTTATTGCCAGGGCTGTCACACTCGGACACTCCTTATTGCCAGGGCTGTCACACTCGGACACTCCTTATTGCCAGGGCTGTCACACTCGGACACTCCTTATTGCCAGGGCTGTCACACTCGGACACTCCTTATTGCCAGGGCTGTCACACTCGGACACTCCTTATTGCCAGGGCTGTCACACTCGGACACTCCTTATTGCCAGGGCTGTCACACTCGGACACTCCTTATTGCCAGGGCTGTCACACTCGGAAACTCCTTATTGCCAGGGCTGTCACACTCGGACACTCCTTATTGCCAGGTCTGTTACACACAGACACTCTTCACGCCAGGGCTGTCACACTCGGATACTCCTCACGCCAGGCCTTCCTCACTCGGACACTCCTCACATCAGACCTGTCACACTCGGACACTCCTCACTTCAGACCTGTCACACTCGGACACTCCACATCAGACCTGTCACACTCGGACACTCCACATCAGACCTGTCACACGCGGACACTCCACATCAGACCTGTCACACTCGGACACTCCACATCAGACCTGTCACACTCGGACATTCCTTAAACCAGGCCTGTCACACTCAGACACACCTCACGCCAAGCTTGTCACACTCGGACACTCCGCATGCTAGACCTGTCTGTATCTGTCAAGAGGTTTCACTTGCAGCCGTGGACACGACACATTCAAACATTATCACAAGGACAAGCAATACAAGAGAATCTCAGTGCAAAAACGGAATCTGGCGTAAAAACGATCTTGTTTCTTTCAATGAATATTGCTTAATTTTGCATTTCATATGTGTAAttattatatatcattttttgtAATACTGTGATTCTTGTTAACAAGAGAATTATATGGCATTtgggagctatatatatatatatatatatatatatatatatataccctcaccccctccctccccccaccaccacacacacaccatatatatgtaaaatattttattgcGTGACCTACTGTCAATTTTGTACACTGCAATATTGTAATCTCTGCTGTATTATTTCCTCATTGAGGAATAAGCCCTTACCAGTAATACCAAAAGCAGTCATTTTGTATATTCCATGATATATTCCATTGCTCTATACAAAGTTAAACTTTCAACCACAAATTATAAAAGCTCTTTAACGTATATTTCATTTGACGACATGAGAGATTTCACTTTATTCCAATTTTGCATCTGAAAAAATTGGATTGCAAGACTggtactataaaaaaaaacatgttggtTTTTTTACATGgcaaatatgaatatatatgatatattaaagaagaaaataattggAATGTACTTGCTGTAACTGTCTCCCTTTTCCAGGATACAAAACTATTAGCAAAGTAGGTGAAGGCACGTTTTCTGAAGTTATGAAGACACAGAGTTTAAAAGATGGAAACTACTATGCATGTAAAAAGATGAAACAACATTTTAAAAGGTATGCAAATATCGGGGTGAAtcacctacacccacactcttGATTTACATGTATCTAACTTGGTTGTGTGAATAGTAATTAGAAGTTTAGATGTGAACAGGAATACTTTCTATCAGTGTCTGTTTATAATTGTAAAATTATACATGTTTAACAATGCATGTCAGGGTTTAACAAACTTTACCAGCCACAAAGATGCAAATGTCTGCCtttaaaaatgcattttattttagcagtattttcttattttgtaaatctaatggttttttttttgttgttccaCTGATTAATCTTACATACGGTGTATTTGCGATTTCAGACAAAGAGTTAAACATCCATTTTAATGAAAACAACAAATATGTTCTTATGCTttaatgtttgttttttcattattTAACTTTCCTCATTACATTATAGTATTGAACAGGTGAACAATTTGCGGGAAGTACAAGCACTAAGGCGACTGAGCCCTCATCCGAACATTCTTATGTTACATGAAGTTCTCTTGTAAGTATTTTTACATGTTTGGGTGACGTTTTTATAAAGATTGGCGAGTGGTCACAGAACAAACCAGTTATGACCTGCAACTATCCATCATACTTGCTAAAACATATTTTATCGGGATGTAGATCTCTTCATACTTTGTATTTTGTGAAATTAGGGACCAATTATTGATTGCTTTTTATGTCTACCGATGAAACATACAACAAAGCCTTGTAAAAATCATTAACACGTTTTTTAAAATAGTTTATTGATGCCAATAACCTCTGAAGTTTGTCACACAGCATTGTAATAGTATAGTACaggggagggcaactccagtcctcaagggccaccaacagttcaggtttttaggatatccctgcttcagcacaggtgctcaatcagtggctcagtctttgactgagcaacctgtgctgaagcagggatatcctgaaaacccttgaggactggagttggccatccaaTATAGTATCACTGCAAGTGGATACAACAAAAGAACTAAATGATTAATGTTATATATCACAATAATAGCAGATATAGTGGGAGGGTGGCAGGCAAGAAAATATGCCATTGAAGCGACAATCCATgcagcacattaaaaaaaaataaaaagtctttgtttggttttaatatatgcagtctttgattacctttattgaaaactaattacctaagctgccaatcaattAGTTCTCccttgatcgatcagcaaaaatcctgctttcactaaatggctgtctttcagtttcaatcaatccttcgtcaatgtaactcagcagctacaatgtattcttatattactaaggtaacattatctattgttacaatttgcagctcaaactgctcagaattttggcaacaaattatcacaaacaggaaagtgttacaaagatcttgccctgctggggaaatgtgttaaaacctgctatagtaccgtaatcaaaggatgctcaattaagttaaaactaattaaaatggAAGAgtagaatttaaaaaatatgtaataagttttatctaatactacagaactgaattattattaaaaaaaaaaaaaccacatgtaggatattgcaatGGTTGCTCCTATCGCTATAATaattataaattataataaaGGCTTTTAACATTGTAACTTCAGATGTTACACTGCTTACCACAAGTACAAGTAACCATTAACTGAACAAACAATTGCAAGCTTCTCTAGAGTGTTTTTAACGGGTGAAAAAATTGTGATTTTTTCTGTAAACATAAATCAGTCTGTTTACTAATTTACAAATTAATAAATGTTAAACGAAGAAGCCCCAATGGCCATCCAACATGAGATTATTTGATTAATTTCTATGTGTTTTGTTCTCACTAgtgtgggtcatttagttaaatctttTGTCAAAAACCTGTTAAACTGCAACCACATGTGACATGTAAGCGCTTTAAAACTCCGCATACATGTTACGCATCCcatgttattgatcatcattgttTTGTTTCAGCTATTCTCTATGCCAGGGGCGCTCAacgccagtcttcaagccccccccccccaacaggtcaggtcttcagaatatcccagcttcagcatgggtggctcGATCAGAGGCCCagacagagcctctgattgagacacctgtgctgaagcaggaaccgattaagccacctgtgctgaaaaaggggcTGATTGAGTCActtatgctgcagcagggatatcctgaaaacctaacctgttgggggggctatACGCCACCCTGACTCTTGCGTTTTGTCCAGGGATGTAGTTACCCCGTTTGTATCTACTGTACAGCCAGCTCCCCCCTAAAGCctctcacctctggaatgcacttCCCACTCTCTCCATCTTTAAGAACCATCATAAAACCCACCTCTTTAACCAAGCATATAGGTAGCACCGTGGCTGCTGCTATACACCTCATTCAttgaccgtggccccttgcagacgcacttgccAGAACACTCTCCTACTGTCAGCATGtttttcctacttaccacttagattgtaagctcttcagggcaggaactccttttcctaatgttacttttatgtctcaagcgcttatttccattatgtgttatattatgtcatgtgtattactgctgtgaagcgctaagtacatGGCTGGCGCTATaaaagatacacacatacacatacacacacatatatatatatatatatatacatatatatatatatatacatatatatatacatagaataTCGTGGGACTGGGTTTTAAGCTCGCTAAATTTGTGTATGTCttattaatttgtaaattgcctttaACCATTATCATTTATATTATTGTACAGTGACAGAAAAGCTGGTTGCCTTGCTCTGATATGTGAACTAATGGATATGAATATCTACGAGCTAATAAGGGGTAAATATAATGTCTTACCAATACCTATCCAATAAGATAGATTATCAATGGGTTACACTTAAATACGTGATTGCCTTTAATTAAGAACTAACTCAATTAAAATGTCCAAATCTACATAGATGATAATGCTTATGAGTATACCATAGAGTGGATTACATGACATCTGGGAGGGTGGAGAAAGCAGGACATAAACAGTAAATAATGGTTGGTATTTGcaatatataaaaattgatgttgacatttattggttaaaaaaaaaaaataggtaacAGTGCTTCTAGATAAACACTCAATACTTAAGTAGTAAAACAAAAAATTGTTATCAGCACCTCAAAGAGTCCAAAGTCTGTGAAATGCAATAGATCTACCATGCTTATGGGTCTGATCTGGTGGGTCCGGATTGTTCTCAGATGCCCACATAGACTTGTTTCAGAACACGTGAAAAGAAACACATGAaacaatcatagtgtatactgttagCAGATGGGACATTAACaacacagaaagacagacagaacAACCACAAAATGGACTAAATACATAAAACTACTAAAACAATGAAGCTTAGATAGTAGCTAATTTAATCATTTCttttatatataaacaatataaaagACATAAAAAGATAAAAATATGGCTAAAGACACAGAGAGCTGCTGGCTGACGATCTTCCGGGAGCGTGGAAAAAGTGGAGTCCTACTTACAAACAGTAGGATAATAACTGGCACATCGGTTAAATTCCAGTATGGTATGCTGCAGGGGTCCCGTAGAGGCTCCCCTCAGAAGCGCCTTGGCACGGAGGATTATCTGTACTCCGCCGCCGCTTCCTGGATGCAGTTCTCCTCCTTGGTATTTCGCCCTGCTCCGGTTGCGTCACGTCACGTATCCAACGTGCTGACGCTGATTCCTAGTCTGTGTGTAGGACAACTACAGATACGGTGGCCGCATGTGTCCAaaaagccctacgcgtttcgtgaaagattcacttcttcaggggtatgtTGTATTCTATAGTGTATTACTGGTTATATACCCGCAATAATCATTCTAAAGTCCGTGATTGGTTATCAATAACGGGAAGATAGGGACTGCTAGTGAGCTTCTAAATACATAACATGCTTAACTATAGAACACAAAATATAAGAACAAAAACAACATAAATTCTGCTattacagtacaaccaaaataaaacattaatcaCTCTATACATATCAAATTGAGCTCTATTTATGTGCAATATCCATATATGAAGACCTCCAAAGATACCGTGGAATACATATATCTTAATTGATAACTGTACATATAATGCATCAtgtcatttgtgtgtgtgtgtatatatatatatagaacatgaTAATTGTACCAATGTATCCTACTAGTGCAAAATGGTTAACACGTGTCTTTAATACAATACTCCATAACACTGTGGATCACTTCGTGGTCCAATTATGTTCCACCACAAACAGTaatggtatacaggcataccccg is part of the Ascaphus truei isolate aAscTru1 chromosome 9, aAscTru1.hap1, whole genome shotgun sequence genome and harbors:
- the ZNF839 gene encoding zinc finger protein 839, whose product is MATSCAGSVELREGGSAGGGLLQLGPAVTSEQLCEYVHVIVADGEGANGPSEGSVNGSGHVAGLPEELAQSLAHTSAVFYVQPDGSLVQAGGQSGQPSPLLHLGPEELQQVIEQLRWAEQEEAVAPHPAPGDTSVTAGHGSSNTGASLLPSPVTVMENAAQQLQSVAQHVALQQSHGNPVTRLINHKQLESIRIQVPCLQTKENGLKIPPETAVHRKTHPQNPSVLDIPIIRIQPLSGSGQQQFFPHSSSSESPIQLFVQQPRSPSLKPQTVGSTNKVSTTKTLNGQRICTSSLRTLPVNDNPISSALEKCPREDQKLKKSLKVKTRSGRISRPPKHKAKDYKFIKTEDLADGRPSDSDDYSELSIEDDDDREREGTLFDSQTCTLKPKMFQCESCEKSYIGKGGLSRHYKFYPAHEQLEPLDRRLISVTRTNGDMFWEVSGVKGNAHINSDVCTPPIVDTEKNETACLPHAEEVTPQQMAVTVERLCDPQHPNENSLSSLARAVFKGRGRPKGPKRRGRPRVSGRTKCAERRGTPGRPPKTPCGISTEQDVRTRKARLKELLQQCDNDDLKELVLPCLTRLVTVYEFLLLKVEQDHPDKPLFPQAYKEFEQLHTMVKILAHDYFSNVVLSIEQSLEIKHSKVAESLDITEELIAKQTPPVADSAGCLASSNDRQVNSGLKQKHADQVNCPDDELLPPVKRLRTEVTDDMCTDGNGIQANAEDLCEAEYEGLRCQRDDAADNGIVAIISKAAQDEGTANLDLKTESSGSGVFPQTRTGSSEALQSHGSMTTPPCSSESSRRPEELFIVNTLADGFDEGDFVHKNTAKAVDLEFSSCLLFAGETKTYAYDQVNSEPYKQENAFDDHGHSDQLYNTDFASQMQELEKAFSINVPMDDIVRTCDNPCMPPVQNVPLSPQGASLDGKSDETATIYEVSSENHGLFTQGNEHVFIQTTEGIVLSRSASTGTPQSIVILTHADATAMHIHTPSGGTLETVEALLEME